The following proteins are encoded in a genomic region of Burkholderia pyrrocinia:
- the iolD gene encoding 3D-(3,5/4)-trihydroxycyclohexane-1,2-dione acylhydrolase (decyclizing), giving the protein MTTTVRLTVSQALVRYLAALRAEVVQPDGRTEILPYCGGVFAIFGHGNVAGLGEALHAEKDRLPTFRAHNEQGMANAAVAFAKANFRQRMMAATSSIGPGATNMLTSAALAHVGRLPLLLLPGDVFVSRLPDPVLQQIEDFEQGDVSANDCFRPVTRYFDRITSPEQLLVALPRAIQVMTDPAQCGPVCLALPQDVQTFAYDWPEDFFAPPVIRMRRPPADALELADALDVLKAAKKPLIVAGGGVLYSQAWDALRAFADTHGVPVAESQAGKGSLAWDHPLNLGSIGVTGSPAANRAAAQADVVFAVGTRLQDFTTGSHALYGGATLLSLNVQPFDAGKKRGRQLVADARTGLGQLSAALAGWHADPAWTASNRDQAAAWNARVTELTTRMPKDTLPYDAEVIGAVRDSAADAGRDSARDDLVVCAAGTLPAELHKLWRSGVPGNYHMDYAYSCMGYEVAGGLGAKLARPEREVIVIVGDGSYMMLNAELATSVMLGRKIIVVILDNRGYGCIERLQLNCGGASFNNMLDDCVPEGGERSTIDFAMHARAMGAEAVHVRDVGELRSEMRRARAAKKSQVLVIDTTHRRTTDDGGAWWEVAVPQVSGRTGVEQAHRTYLDAKTRQRR; this is encoded by the coding sequence ATGACCACCACCGTAAGACTGACCGTCAGCCAGGCGCTCGTGCGCTACCTGGCCGCCCTGCGCGCCGAAGTCGTCCAGCCCGACGGCCGCACCGAGATCCTGCCGTACTGCGGCGGCGTGTTCGCGATCTTCGGCCACGGCAACGTGGCCGGGCTCGGCGAAGCGCTGCATGCCGAGAAGGACCGGCTGCCGACGTTTCGCGCGCACAACGAGCAAGGGATGGCCAACGCGGCCGTCGCGTTCGCGAAAGCGAATTTCCGCCAGCGGATGATGGCCGCGACGTCGAGCATCGGCCCCGGCGCGACCAACATGCTGACGTCGGCCGCGCTCGCGCACGTCGGCCGCTTGCCGCTGCTGCTGTTGCCCGGCGACGTGTTCGTGTCGCGGCTGCCCGACCCCGTGCTGCAGCAGATCGAGGACTTCGAACAGGGCGACGTCAGCGCGAACGACTGCTTTCGCCCCGTCACGCGCTACTTCGACCGGATCACGTCGCCCGAGCAATTGCTCGTCGCGCTGCCGCGCGCGATCCAGGTGATGACCGACCCCGCGCAATGCGGCCCCGTGTGTCTCGCGTTGCCGCAGGACGTGCAGACCTTCGCGTACGACTGGCCCGAGGATTTCTTCGCGCCGCCGGTGATCCGGATGCGCCGGCCGCCGGCCGATGCGCTCGAACTCGCCGACGCGCTCGACGTGCTGAAGGCCGCGAAGAAGCCGCTGATCGTCGCGGGCGGCGGCGTGCTGTACAGCCAGGCGTGGGACGCGCTGCGCGCGTTCGCCGATACGCACGGCGTGCCGGTCGCCGAATCGCAGGCCGGCAAGGGCAGCCTCGCGTGGGACCATCCGCTGAACCTCGGGTCGATCGGCGTGACGGGCTCGCCCGCCGCGAACCGCGCGGCCGCGCAGGCCGACGTCGTGTTCGCGGTCGGCACGCGGCTGCAGGACTTCACGACCGGCTCGCACGCGCTCTATGGCGGCGCGACGCTGCTGAGCCTGAACGTGCAGCCGTTCGACGCGGGCAAGAAACGCGGCCGGCAGCTCGTCGCCGATGCGCGCACCGGCCTCGGCCAGTTGTCGGCCGCGCTGGCTGGCTGGCACGCCGATCCGGCATGGACGGCCAGCAACCGCGACCAGGCCGCCGCGTGGAACGCGCGCGTGACCGAGCTGACGACGCGCATGCCGAAGGACACGCTGCCGTACGACGCGGAAGTGATCGGCGCGGTGCGCGATTCCGCGGCCGACGCCGGGCGCGACAGCGCGCGCGACGACCTCGTCGTATGCGCGGCCGGCACGCTACCGGCCGAGTTGCACAAGCTGTGGCGCAGCGGCGTGCCGGGCAACTATCACATGGACTATGCGTACTCGTGCATGGGCTACGAAGTCGCGGGCGGCCTGGGCGCCAAGCTCGCGCGGCCCGAGCGCGAGGTGATCGTGATCGTCGGCGACGGCTCGTACATGATGCTGAACGCGGAACTCGCCACCTCCGTGATGCTCGGCCGCAAGATCATCGTCGTGATCCTCGACAACCGCGGCTACGGCTGCATCGAGCGGCTGCAACTGAATTGCGGCGGCGCGAGCTTCAACAACATGCTCGACGACTGCGTGCCGGAAGGCGGCGAGCGTTCGACGATCGACTTCGCGATGCATGCGCGCGCGATGGGCGCCGAAGCCGTGCACGTGCGCGACGTCGGCGAACTGCGCAGCGAAATGCGCCGTGCCCGTGCGGCGAAGAAAAGCCAGGTGCTCGTGATCGACACCACGCACCGGCGCACGACCGACGACGGCGGCGCGTGGTGGGAAGTCGCGGTGCCGCAGGTGTCCGGGCGCACCGGCGTCGAGCAGGCGCACCGCACGTATCTCGACGCAAAGACCCGGCAGCGGCGCTGA